A part of Yoonia rosea genomic DNA contains:
- a CDS encoding thymidine kinase translates to MAKLYFNYSTMNAGKSTVLLQASHNYIERGMQTYLLIARFDDRAGIGRIGSRIGIGADADTFGAEDDLFEMIAARLNAGPCACVFLDEAHFMTPEHVWQLARVVDDLNVPVMTYGLRVDFRGRLFPASASLLALADEMREVRTICHCGKKATMVVRRDEDGNVLAAGDQIVVGGNERYVSLCRRHWREEMGDYADPNID, encoded by the coding sequence ATGGCTAAGCTCTATTTCAACTATTCCACGATGAACGCGGGCAAATCGACCGTGCTCTTGCAGGCATCGCACAACTACATTGAACGCGGGATGCAAACCTATCTGCTGATCGCGCGCTTCGATGACCGCGCGGGCATCGGTCGCATTGGCAGCCGGATCGGTATCGGCGCGGATGCCGATACTTTTGGCGCCGAAGATGATCTTTTTGAAATGATCGCCGCCCGTTTGAACGCAGGTCCCTGCGCCTGTGTCTTCCTCGATGAGGCGCACTTCATGACGCCCGAGCACGTTTGGCAATTGGCGCGCGTTGTGGATGATCTCAATGTGCCAGTGATGACCTACGGCCTGCGCGTCGATTTTCGCGGCCGCCTCTTTCCAGCCTCGGCGTCGTTGCTGGCGCTGGCCGATGAAATGCGCGAGGTCCGCACAATTTGTCACTGCGGCAAGAAGGCCACGATGGTCGTCCGCCGCGACGAGGATGGGAATGTGCTTGCAGCGGGCGATCAGATCGTTGTTGGCGGGAATGAACGGTATGTCTCGCTCTGCCGCCGTCACTGGCGCGAGGAAATGGGCGACTACGCCGATCCAAATATCGACTAG